From a region of the Phaseolus vulgaris cultivar G19833 chromosome 6, P. vulgaris v2.0, whole genome shotgun sequence genome:
- the LOC137832831 gene encoding WAT1-related protein At1g68170-like, whose product MRDIGKVVHGLKPALLMLMVQIAFASVNVLYKFALNDGMSVSVITAYRLMFAAASTVPLALIFERKNIPTLTWRVILKAFFCGLFGGSLFQNLYFESLKLISATFGSAVYNLIPAVTFILAVTCGFEKLNFQRASGKAKVLGTITGVGGAMMLTFLKGVEINIWTSHINLLHKKGTRGTQNDDSGSKVLGVFCGFGSCFCFALWLIVQAQMSKEFPGHHSSTALMSVMGAIQATIYALCVEKDWSQWRLGWSIRLLTAAYSGIVCSGIMVVVIAWCVRMRGPMYASVFNPLLLVLVAIAGSLMLDEKLYIGSVMGAVLIVMGLYMVLWGKSKEMKRVSHLETTPELEEIEVHDQSRCSNDKYTCSESNSVGKDDDNASKSEDEGQDKENNGKQDMGSSNGSVEGLKGRT is encoded by the exons ATGAGAGATATAGGGAAAGTAGTACATGGGTTGAAACCAGCCCTTCTAATGTTGATGGTGCAGATTGCATTTGCTTCAGTCAACGTGCTCTACAAGTTTGCCTTAAACGATGGAATGAGTGTGAGCGTAATTACTGCCTACCGTCTCATGTTTGCAGCAGCTTCTACTGTTCCTCTTGCTCTTATTTTTGAAAG GAAAAACATACCAACACTGACTTGGAGGGTGATTTTAAAGGCATTTTTCTGTGGCCTATTCGG GGGAAGTCTATTCCAAAACCTTTATTTCGAGTCCTTGAAATTGATATCAGCAACATTTGGTTCTGCTGTTTATAATCTCATTCCTGCAGTCACTTTTATCTTGGCAGTAACTTGCGG ttttgaaaaattaaatttccaAAGGGCATCAGGTAAGGCTAAGGTGTTGGGAACAATAACAGGAGTTGGCGGGGCAATGATGCTGACATTTCTCAAAGGTGTAGAAATCAACATTTGGACCTCCCACATTAACCTTTTGCATAAAAAGGGTACCAGGGGAACACAGAATGATGACTCTGGAAGTAAAGTGCTAGGAGTCTTTTGTGGTTTTGGAAGCTGCTTCTGTTTTGCATTATGGCTCATTGTTCAG GCTCAGATGAGTAAAGAGTTCCCAGGCCATCACTCAAGCACAGCTTTGATGTCAGTAATGGGGGCAATTCAAGCCACTATTTATGCCCTGTGTGTTGAGAAGGATTGGAGCCAATGGAGGTTGGGTTGGAGCATTAGGCTTCTAACTGCAGCATATTCG GGAATTGTTTGCTCTGGAATAATGGTTGTTGTGATTGCATGGTGTGTAAGGATGAGAGGTCCAATGTATGCATCTGTTTTCAATCCTCTTTTGCTAGTGCTTGTGGCCATTGCTGGTTCCTTGATGTTGGATGAGAAGCTGTACATAGGAAG TGTGATGGGAGCAGTGCTAATTGTGATGGGATTGTACATGGTGCTGTGGGGTAAGAGCAAAGAAATGAAAAGAGTGAGTCACTTAGAAACTACTCCAGAACTAGAAGAAATTGAGGTTCATGATCAAAGTAGGTGCAGCAACGACAAGTACACCTGTAGTGAGAGCAATAGTGTTGGGAAGGATGATGATAATGCTTCAAAAAGCGAAGATGAAGGACAAGACAAGGAAAATAATGGAAAACAAGATATGGGTAGCTCCAATGGAAGTGTAGAAGGCCTAAAAGGTAGA
- the LOC137832832 gene encoding WAT1-related protein At1g68170-like: MEKRNVVHALKPVLLLVMVQVANAWVNVLYKLALNDGMNLSVIVAYRYVFATLFISPLAFLIERKTRTKMSWMILFQAFVCGLIGGALPQNLNMEAIALTSVTFTTAISNLIPALTFIISLSFGLERLNLRTAGGKAKIIGTITGISGAMVLTFLKGPEIEILSFHINLFNNPNTNVVHPHASSGFMTMFGALASVGSNVSYALWLIIQAKMSERYPSPYSSTALMSLMGALLSVSYAFCVERDLTQWRLGWNIRLFTVAYAGIVVSGVMVAVISWCVRTRGPLFVSIFSPLMLVVVAFAGSTILDEKLYLGSIIGSVMIICGLYMVLWGKSKEMRKNERIPSESTDKFDTVEIMVKPGVEDKSNNSLVNAVNGVGDNEDSWKNGGENNQCCKTKEVISQKT; this comes from the exons ATGGAGAAGAGGAACGTAGTGCATGCATTGAAACCAGTTCTTCTGCTGGTGATGGTGCAGGTTGCAAATGCTTGGGTCAATGTTCTCTACAAGCTAGCCCTTAACGATGGCATGAACTTGAGTGTCATTGTTGCTTACCGCTATGTTTTTGCAACTCTTTTCATTTCTCCACTTGCTTTTCTTATTGAAAG GAAGACGAGAACGAAGATGAGTTGGATGATACTGTTTCAGGCATTTGTATGCGGGTTAATTGG AGGAGCATTGCCTCAAAACTTAAACATGGAAGCAATCGCTTTAACTTCAGTAACGTTCACAACTGCCATATCCAATCTCATTCCAGCTCTCACCTTTATCATATCCCTTTCCTTCGG ATTGGAGAGATTAAATTTAAGAACAGCAGGAGGGAAGGCCAAGATAATTGGAACAATAACTGGAATCAGTGGAGCAATGGTTCTAACATTCCTTAAAGGCCCAGAAATTGAGATATTGTCGTTCCATATAAACCTTTTTAACAACCCAAACACCAACGTAGTACATCCACACGCTTCTTCTGGCTTTATGACCATGTTCGGTGCTCTCGCGTCTGTCGGAAGCAACGTATCTTATGCACTCTGGCTTATCATTCAG GCAAAAATGAGTGAAAGATACCCTTCTCCTTATTCAAGCACAGCCTTAATGTCCCTAATGGGGGCACTGCTATCCGTTTCTTATGCATTTTGTGTTGAAAGGGATTTGACTCAGTGGAGATTAGGTTGGAATATCAGACTATTCACAGTAGCTTATGCG GGTATAGTGGTTTCTGGAGTGATGGTGGCTGTGATTTCGTGGTGTGTACGCACGAGAGGTCCATTGTTTGTCTCCATTTTTAGCCCTCTTATGCTTGTGGTTGTGGCCTTTGCTGGATCCACTATTTTGGACGAGAAGCTATACCTTGGAAg CATAATTGGATCAGTGATGATTATTTGCGGATTATACATGGTTCTGTGGGGGAAAAGCAAAGAGATGAGGAAGAATGAACGGATTCCATCAGAAAGCACAGACAAATTTGACACAGTTGAAATAATGGTAAAACCTGGAGTAGAAGATAAGAGCAACAATAGCCTGGTGAATGCAGTAAATGGTGTTGGGGATAATGAAGATTCATGGAAAAATGGAGGTGAAAACAATCAGTGTTGCAAGACCAAAGAAGTAATATCTCAGAAGACCTAA